In one Acipenser ruthenus chromosome 10, fAciRut3.2 maternal haplotype, whole genome shotgun sequence genomic region, the following are encoded:
- the LOC117407432 gene encoding mediator of RNA polymerase II transcription subunit 8-like: MQQREEKQLEASIDALINRVAHLKNSLHSFIFKLENEYDRLTWPSVLDNFALLSGQLSTINKLMRSEKTPAFRNQVIIPLLLSPDRDEELAKLTEQRVPVFSHEIVPDHLRTKPDPEVEEQEKQLSTEAARIGPDVAQKQIQTLNKLCSNLLEKLNNPREDREAESSAMRQNKPTFNPADTNALVAAVVCGKGLSNHRPQGPGGTVPPGGGPMLSGGPNLQQVTMQRSTNQQAAMGGQGPPQQPGKMPSSIKTNIKSASMHPYQR, encoded by the exons ATGCAG CAGCGAGAAGAGAAGCAGCTGGAGGCCTCCATAGACGCTCTCATCAACCGAGTTGCACACCTAAAAAACTCGctgcacagttttatttttaaactggagAACGAGTACGACAGACTGACATG GCCCTCTGTGCTTGATAACTTTGCCCTGTTATCGGGTCAGCTTAGCACCATCAATAAGCTCATGAGAAGTGAGAAGACTCCTGCCTTCCGGAACCAGGTCATCATCCCTTTGCTGCTGTCTCCAGACAGAGATGAAGAGCTAGCA AAACTGACAGAGCAGCGTGTTCCTGTTTTCAGTCATGAGATCGTCCCAGATCACCTGCGCACAAAGCCTGACCCCGAGGTGGAGGAGCAGGAGAAGCAGCTGAGTACCGAAGCAGCCCGTATCGGACCGGATGTGGCACAG AAACAGATCCAGACTCTTAATAaattgtgttcaaaccttttggaAAAGCTGAATAATCCTCGTGAGGACCGTGAAGCTGAAAGCTCAG CTATGCGCCAGAACAAGCCAACGTTTAATCCTGCGGATACAAATGCACTGGTGGCAGCGGTAGTGTGTGGCAAGGGGTTGTCAAATCACAGACCTCAAGGACCGGGAGGGACAGTTCCGCCTGGAGGAGGTCCCATGCTGTCTGGGGGCCCCAATCTGCAGCAAGTCACCATGCAAAGGTCTACCAACCAGCAAGCAGCCATGGGTGGGCAGGGCCCCCCTCAACAGCCAG GGAAAATGCCCAGCAGCATAAAGACAAACATCAAGTCAGCTTCGATGCATCCCTACCAGCGCTGA